The sequence CTCCTGCGAGTACAGCTCGGCCAGCCGGCGGCGGATCGCACCGCAGACCTCCTGGGCGTCCTCGGGGGTGGCGACCTCGCCGGTCCCGATGGCCCAGACCGGCTCGTAGGCGATGACGACGGACTCGGCCTGCTCGGCCGGGATGTCCTTCAGGCCGCCGTCCAGCTGCGCGAGCGTGTAGGAGACCTGGTCACCGGCCTTGCGGATGTCCAGGCCCTCGCCGACGCAGAGGATCGGGGTCAGGCCGTGCTGGTAGGCGGCCTTCACCTTGGCGTTGCAGATCTCGTCGCTCTCGCCGTGGTACTGGCGGCGCTCGCTGTGGCCGACGGCCACGTAGGTGCAGCGCAGCTTGGCGAGCATGGCGCCGGAGATCTCACCGGTGTAGGCACCGGACTCGTGCGCCGAGATGTCCTGGGCGCCGTACTTGATCTTCAGCTTGTCGCCGTCCACCAGGGTCTGCACGGAGCGCAGGTCGGTGAAGGGCGGCAGGACGGCGACCTCGACGGCGTCGTAGTCCTTGTCGGTCAGGGCGAAGGAGAGCTTCTGGACGTGGGCGATGGCCTCGAGGTGGTTGAGGTTCATCTTCCAGTTGCCCGCCATCAGCGGGGTGCGGGTGGTCATTGAGGTTCAGTCCTCCAGTGCGGCGAGGCCGGGAAGCGTCTTGCCCTCGAGGTATTCGAGGCTGGCGCCGCCACCGGTCGAAATATGTCCGAAAGCATTCTCGTCGAAGCCCAGGATGCGGACGGCCGCGGCGGAGTCGCCACCGCCGACGACGCTGAAGGCCGGGGAGTCGACGAGCGCCTGGGCGACCGCGCGGGTGCCGTCGGCGAAGTCGGGGTGCTCGAAGACGCCCATCGGGCCGTTCCAGAAGACGGTGGCCGCGTCGGCGAGCTTCGATGCGTAGAGCTTGTTGGTCTCCGGCCCGTTGTCCAGACCCATCTGACCGGCCGGGATGGCGTCGGCGGCGACGGTGGAGGCGTCGGCCGGGGCCTTGGTCTTCAGGTCGGGGAAGGCGGGGGCGACGACGACGTCGACCGGGAGGACGAACTCCACGCCCTTCTCCTCCGCGCGCCGCAGGTACTCCTGTACGGCGGGGATCTGGTCCTCCTGGAGCAGCGAGCTGCCGACCTCGTGGCCCTGGGCCTTGAGGAAGGTGTACGCCATGCCGCCGCCGATGAGGATGCGGTCGGCCCGCTCCAGCAGGTGGTCGATGACGCCGAGCTTGTCGGAGACCTTGGCGCCGCCGAGGACGACGGCGTACGGCCGCTTGACGTCGGTGGTGAGCTTCTTCAGCACCCCGACCTCGGTGGCGATGAGGTAGCCCGCGTAGTGCGGCAGCCGCGCCGGGAGGTCGAAGACGGAGGCGTGCTTGCGGTGTACGGCACCGAAGCCGTCGCCCACGTACACGTCGGCGAGCTCGGCGAGCCGGTCGGCGAAGGCGCCGCGCTCGGCGTCGTCCTTGGCGGTCTCCCCGGCGTTGAAGCGGAGGTTCTCGACGACGGCGACCTGGCCGTCCTCCAGGCCCGCGACGGTGGCGCGGGCCGAGTCGCCGACGGTGTCGGTCGCGAAGGCGACGTCGGCACCGAGGAGTTCACCGAGGCGGGCGGCGGCGGGCGCCAGCGAGAACGCCGGGTCCGGGGCGCCCTTGGGGCGGCCCAGGTGCGAGGCGACGACGACCCGCGCGCCGGCCTCGGCGAGCTTGGCGACCGTCGGTACGACGGCGCGGA is a genomic window of Streptomyces sp. SID8374 containing:
- the tpiA gene encoding triose-phosphate isomerase gives rise to the protein MTTRTPLMAGNWKMNLNHLEAIAHVQKLSFALTDKDYDAVEVAVLPPFTDLRSVQTLVDGDKLKIKYGAQDISAHESGAYTGEISGAMLAKLRCTYVAVGHSERRQYHGESDEICNAKVKAAYQHGLTPILCVGEGLDIRKAGDQVSYTLAQLDGGLKDIPAEQAESVVIAYEPVWAIGTGEVATPEDAQEVCGAIRRRLAELYSQELADAVRIQYGGSVKSGNVAAIMAQPDVDGALIGGAALDADEFVKIVRFRDQ
- a CDS encoding phosphoglycerate kinase, which codes for MKTIDELLTEGVAGRRVFVRADLNVPLDGTTITDDGRIRAVVPTVAKLAEAGARVVVASHLGRPKGAPDPAFSLAPAAARLGELLGADVAFATDTVGDSARATVAGLEDGQVAVVENLRFNAGETAKDDAERGAFADRLAELADVYVGDGFGAVHRKHASVFDLPARLPHYAGYLIATEVGVLKKLTTDVKRPYAVVLGGAKVSDKLGVIDHLLERADRILIGGGMAYTFLKAQGHEVGSSLLQEDQIPAVQEYLRRAEEKGVEFVLPVDVVVAPAFPDLKTKAPADASTVAADAIPAGQMGLDNGPETNKLYASKLADAATVFWNGPMGVFEHPDFADGTRAVAQALVDSPAFSVVGGGDSAAAVRILGFDENAFGHISTGGGASLEYLEGKTLPGLAALED